One region of Scophthalmus maximus strain ysfricsl-2021 chromosome 15, ASM2237912v1, whole genome shotgun sequence genomic DNA includes:
- the LOC118286771 gene encoding testicular haploid expressed gene protein isoform X2, producing the protein MATRTNRLAQPKPNRLVYPNRRSVYWLDELPPERTGTTTKIQLTSRWSELCCSKKLHTPVTFSPMWEVSELALRAVPSERLCHLAQPRVPAAGWQPDRPLLTALNRATQTAAATARLCQLAQPKRRHHPENPGHRWQPAPAVTHLPYKASAHMELLSTPKHESPRFEGERAVCWPVSKAARSCVASRRLLELSAPKERRPLFEGYDPYVVSRAARSAGPSPRIQQLSLPLPRKCSSRWNE; encoded by the exons atggcaaccaggaCGAATAGGCTTGCCCAACCCAAACCCAACCGACTCGTATATCCAAACCG TCGTTCTGTTTACTGGCTGGATGAGCTGCCACCTGAGAGGACAGGGACCACCACCAAAATCC agTTAACCTCTCGCTGGTCGGAGCTATGTTGCAGCAAAAAGCTCCACACTCCAGTCAC ATTTTCTCCCATGTGGGAGGTGAGTGAATTGGCTCTCAGGGCCGTTCCGTCCGAACGACTGTGTCACCTGGCTCAGCCTCGGGTTCCTGCAGCGGGCTGGCAGCCGGACCGTCCACTGCTGACTGCt TTGAACAGGGCGACGCAGACGGCTGCCGCCACGGCGCGGCTTTGCCAGCTCGCCCAGCCGAAGAGGAGGCACCATCCGGAGAACCCTGGCCACAGATGGCAACCTGCGCCCGCCGTGACCCACTTGCCTTACAAAGCCTCGGCACACATGGAGCTTCTGTCCA CCCCTAAGCACGAAAGCCCCCGGTTCGAGGGGGAGCGCGCCGTGTGCTGGCCCGTCTCCAAGGCGGCGAGAAGCTGCGTGGCCAGCCGGAGACTCCTTGAGCTGTCCGCCCCTAAAGAGAGGAGGCCGCTGTTCGAGGGCTACGACCCGTACGTCGTCAGTCGAGCAGCGCGCTCCGCCGGCCCCTCGCCTCGGATACAGCAGCTCTCCTTGCCTCTGCCGCGCAAATGTAGCTCAAGGTGGAACGAATGa
- the LOC118286771 gene encoding testicular haploid expressed gene protein isoform X1, producing MPQQPAGDNRSCRCNIVVSKNQMCSVSPSPVSMATRTNRLAQPKPNRLVYPNRRSVYWLDELPPERTGTTTKIQLTSRWSELCCSKKLHTPVTFSPMWEVSELALRAVPSERLCHLAQPRVPAAGWQPDRPLLTALNRATQTAAATARLCQLAQPKRRHHPENPGHRWQPAPAVTHLPYKASAHMELLSTPKHESPRFEGERAVCWPVSKAARSCVASRRLLELSAPKERRPLFEGYDPYVVSRAARSAGPSPRIQQLSLPLPRKCSSRWNE from the exons ATGCCCCAGCAACCAGCAGGTGACAACAGGAGCTGCAGGTGCAACATTGTGGTGTCAAAGAACCAGAT GTGCTCTGTTTCCCCATcacctgtttccatggcaaccaggaCGAATAGGCTTGCCCAACCCAAACCCAACCGACTCGTATATCCAAACCG TCGTTCTGTTTACTGGCTGGATGAGCTGCCACCTGAGAGGACAGGGACCACCACCAAAATCC agTTAACCTCTCGCTGGTCGGAGCTATGTTGCAGCAAAAAGCTCCACACTCCAGTCAC ATTTTCTCCCATGTGGGAGGTGAGTGAATTGGCTCTCAGGGCCGTTCCGTCCGAACGACTGTGTCACCTGGCTCAGCCTCGGGTTCCTGCAGCGGGCTGGCAGCCGGACCGTCCACTGCTGACTGCt TTGAACAGGGCGACGCAGACGGCTGCCGCCACGGCGCGGCTTTGCCAGCTCGCCCAGCCGAAGAGGAGGCACCATCCGGAGAACCCTGGCCACAGATGGCAACCTGCGCCCGCCGTGACCCACTTGCCTTACAAAGCCTCGGCACACATGGAGCTTCTGTCCA CCCCTAAGCACGAAAGCCCCCGGTTCGAGGGGGAGCGCGCCGTGTGCTGGCCCGTCTCCAAGGCGGCGAGAAGCTGCGTGGCCAGCCGGAGACTCCTTGAGCTGTCCGCCCCTAAAGAGAGGAGGCCGCTGTTCGAGGGCTACGACCCGTACGTCGTCAGTCGAGCAGCGCGCTCCGCCGGCCCCTCGCCTCGGATACAGCAGCTCTCCTTGCCTCTGCCGCGCAAATGTAGCTCAAGGTGGAACGAATGa
- the LOC118286771 gene encoding uncharacterized protein LOC118286771 isoform X3, which translates to MPQQPAGDNRSCRCNIVVSKNQMCSVSPSPVSMATRTNRLAQPKPNRLVYPNRRSVYWLDELPPERTGTTTKIQLTSRWSELCCSKKLHTPVTFSPMWEVSELALRAVPSERLCHLAQPRVPAAGWQPDRPLLTALNRATQTAAATARLCQLAQPKRRHHPENPGHRWQPAPAVTHLPYKASAHMELLSKLRLRFFRESDAFATGFPGHPGEEWCLVRAPRDFPAVFSPGPTQTFS; encoded by the exons ATGCCCCAGCAACCAGCAGGTGACAACAGGAGCTGCAGGTGCAACATTGTGGTGTCAAAGAACCAGAT GTGCTCTGTTTCCCCATcacctgtttccatggcaaccaggaCGAATAGGCTTGCCCAACCCAAACCCAACCGACTCGTATATCCAAACCG TCGTTCTGTTTACTGGCTGGATGAGCTGCCACCTGAGAGGACAGGGACCACCACCAAAATCC agTTAACCTCTCGCTGGTCGGAGCTATGTTGCAGCAAAAAGCTCCACACTCCAGTCAC ATTTTCTCCCATGTGGGAGGTGAGTGAATTGGCTCTCAGGGCCGTTCCGTCCGAACGACTGTGTCACCTGGCTCAGCCTCGGGTTCCTGCAGCGGGCTGGCAGCCGGACCGTCCACTGCTGACTGCt TTGAACAGGGCGACGCAGACGGCTGCCGCCACGGCGCGGCTTTGCCAGCTCGCCCAGCCGAAGAGGAGGCACCATCCGGAGAACCCTGGCCACAGATGGCAACCTGCGCCCGCCGTGACCCACTTGCCTTACAAAGCCTCGGCACACATGGAGCTTCTGTCCA AACTCCGCTTGAGGTTTTTTCgcgagtcagacgcgttcgcAACAGGATTTCCGGGACATCCAGGCGAGGAGTGGTGCCTGGTCAGAGCGCCccgagattttcctgctgtattttcaCCTGGGcccactcagacattttcctga
- the LOC118286499 gene encoding interleukin-6 receptor subunit beta, whose translation MSAESFSMTPPGDLDPQLGKRARGEAIGGRIRDRVYYREMTVTAERDAHVVRARVSQQRPRAELCDGTLRDTAVRGQTWSVLMERRLAVVWTYLLGAGLALVLPQASSTATSEALPRPPRLIGCVFLNRANITCRWEAGDPSATHYTLKIQRKPGAVPLTHSALKTFTCTTADTGCTADIGMASVRFTFCVAVTAHGLSGNVSSAPRCQPGRIEVMLPAAIMNSVKPVDGTPECLNLTWSRTLAAFPVSDSEIKAGVLNSQIEVTAEGQPGVQVKDATVAGYGFPVCHLRPDTSYAVRLRHRYRGPESPWSPWSNACRGRTAEDAPSAAPMFWRRVQRTDKSGRRLTSLLWKALPRSRANGRVLFYNVTCQTESALIPSDRGTCGDLHRATMSCTLLLPAERCSCALTASNSAGTSPEARTWLLGASETEPPSPREIAASPLDDDSLGVHWTPPDDPSVSGFVLEWFAVRELSSSVLHWEKLNGSHTTFVIAEGVKPMERYAVSVKALYGERRVGKNRTLLIYTRQGAPSAGPTVEVQQISGGTVELSWSPVPVELLHGFIRNYTLHYTTAHQPTRSVFVPGDVHHYSLENLSPGNHDIFMQVNTDAGTGAAGTIANVHIDSEELSKVMYAVLSLILTSLALALMACLARNKVKRKLCQFVPDPSNSSLAHWIPKSTSETMKQPSVPVGPQIEFSEVISFGEDSDPDEVTDNQSVCDLRTYSSHRCSLLPVPGSETPQNAKESERSFDKGRLRAKTTFDTDLSSCASDYSTVVFSQTLENPLAPVLSPARHQSHDWRQGAISVSDVKMSLGGGRSVVTSDPPQRHSSASLSDFSAVSPSSALHSLPAEARSPKHLFPRSSRSSGLSPQPDTRTHPNAIHNLSYFLPPVFVEFTHCPVERDPHTHPLLFNSVTHNI comes from the exons ATGTCCGCCGAGAGTTTTTCCATGACCCCTCCCGGGGACCTCGACCCACAGCTTGGGAAGCGCGCACGCGGGGAGGCGATCGGGGGGCGGATCAGAGATCGTGTTTACTACAGAGAGATGACGGTCACGGCTGAACGAGACGCACACGTTGTCCGGGCTCGAGTTTCGCAACAG aGACCTCGAGCCGAATTGTGTGATGGAACCCTGAGAGACACTGCGGTGCGAGGGCAGACCTGGTCGGTGTTGATGGAGCGGAGGCTGGCCGTGGTGTGGACCTACCTGCTGGGGGCCGGTCTCGCCCTGG TCCTGCCTCAAGCCTCTTCCACTGCGACCTCCGAGGCCCTTCCACGACCTCCGCGGCTGATCGGCTGCGTGTTCCTGAACCGGGCTAATATCACCTGCCGCTGGGAGGCCGGAGACCCCTCAGCGACGCACTACACCCTGAAGATTCAGAGGAAACCTGG GGCTGTGCCCTTAACACACAGCGCTCTGAAGACGTTCACCTGCACCACGGCCGACACCGGCTGCACGGCAGACATCGGCATGGCGTCCGTGAGGTTCACCTTCTGCGTCGCCGTCACAGCGCACGGCCTCAGCGGGAACGTCTCCTCAGCTCCCCGGTGTCAGCCTGGTAGGATTGAAG TGATGTTGCCTGCGGCGATTATGAACAGCGTGAAGCCAGTAGACGGGACACCTGAGTGTCTTAACCTGACCTGGAGCCGCACCTTGGCTGCGTTCCCTGTGTCGGACTCTGAAATCAAAGCCGGGGTACTGAATTCCCAAATTGAGGTCACAGCGGAGGGGCAG CCCGGTGTACAGGTCAAAGACGCGACGGTGGCAGGATACGGCTTCCCGGTTTGTCACCTCCGACCCGACACTTCGTACGCCGTCAGGCTCCGTCACCGTTACCGGGGCCCGGAGAGCCCCTGGAGCCCGTGGAGCAACGCGTGCCGGGGCAGGACAGCAGAGGACG CTCCATCTGCTGCACCGATGTTCTGGAGGCGAGTTCAACGAACGGATAAGAGCGGGCGGAGACTCACCTCGCTGctttggaag GCCCTGCCTCGCTCTCGCGCCAACGGCAGGGTTCTCTTCTACAACGTGACTTGTCAGACAGAGAGCGCACTAATTCCGAGCGACCGCGGGACCTGCGGGGATTTGCACCGAGCGACAATGTCCTGCACCTTGCTCCTCCCTGCTGAGCGCTGCTCCTGCGCTCTGACGGCCTCCAACTCCGCTGGGACGTCGCCGGAAGCCCGGACGTGGCTCCTCGGAGCCTCCGAGACAG AGCCCCCCTCCCCGAGGGAAATCGCCGCGAGTCCGCTGGATGACGACAGCCTCGGCGTTCACTGGACGCCTCCGGACGATCCCTCGGTGAGCGGCTTCGTCTTGGAGTGGTTTGCCGTCCGAGAGCTAAGCAGCAGCGTCCTACACTGGGAAAAGTTGAACGGCTCCCACACGACATTTGTCATCGCAG AGGGAGTGAAGCCGATGGAGCGTTACGCTGTTTCGGTCAAAGCGCTGTACGGTGAGCGACGGGTGGGGAAGAACAGGACGCTTCTCATTTACACACGTCAAGGCG CGCCCTCAGCTGGTCCGACTGTGGAGGTGCAGCAGATCTCCGGTGGGACGGTGGAGCTCAGCTGGAGTCCCGTACCAGTGGAGCTGCTTCATGGTTTCATCCGCAACTACACACTCCACTACACCACAGCTCACCAGCCAACTAGGA GCGTCTTTGTGCCTGGTGATGTTCACCATTACTCTCTGGAGAACCTGTCGCCCGGTAACCACGACATCTTCATGCAGGTCAACACTGACGCCGGTACTGGAGCTGCTGGGACCATCGCTAATGTGCACATAG ACTCAGAGGAACTCTCAAAAGTGATGTACGCCGTCCTGTCCCTCATTCTGACTTCACTGGCGCTGGCACTGATGGCCTGTTTGGCTCGgaataa GGTGAAAAGGAAGCTGTGTCAATTCGTCCCTGATCCTTCCAACAGCAGTCTGGCCCACTGGATCCCAAAGTCCACCTCAGAG acTATGAAGCAGCCTTCTGTGCCAGTGGGGCCTCAAATCGAATTCTCCGAAGTTATTTCGTTTGGCGAAGACTCCGACCCAGATGAGGTTACTGACAATCAGAGCGTGTGTGATCTCCGAACATATTCATCTCACCGGTGCTCATTGCTCCCAGTTCCAGGTTCTGAGACGCCTCAAAACGCCAAAGAGTCAGAGAGATCGTTCGACAAGGGCCGGCTCAGAGCCAAGACCACCTTCGACACTGACCTCTCCTCCTGCGCCTCCGACTACTCCACCGTCGTCTTCTCTCAGACTCTGGAGAATCCCCTGGCACCCGTCCTGTCCCCTGCTCGTCACCAGTCCCACGACTGGCGGCAAGGCGCCATCAGCGTCAGTGATGTCAAGATGTCGCTCGGTGGGGGCAGGAGCgtcgtgacctctgacccccctcAGCGCCACAGCTCCGCCTCCCTCTCCGACTTCAGCGCTGTCTCTCCGTCCTCGGCCTTACATTCGCTCCCGGCTGAGGCCAGATCACCCAAACACCTTTTTCCTCGGAGCAGCCGTAGCTCGGGCCTGTCGCCGCAGCCCGACACCCGCACTCACCCCAATGCGATTcacaatttgtcatattttcttccGCCTGTTTTTGTGGAGTTCACACACTGTCCTGTGGAGCGTGATCCTCATACACATCCCCTGCTGTTTAACTCCGTTACTCATAAcatataa